From the Butyrivibrio fibrisolvens genome, one window contains:
- the efp gene encoding elongation factor P: MVTASDFRNGVTIEVDGKVCQVIEFQHVKPGKGAAFVRTKLKDIINGGVIETTYRPTEKFPQAHIERRDMQYLYSDGDLYNFMDTESYEQIAVNQDIVGDSLKFVKENEMCKVNSYNGNVFAIEPPLFVELEITDTEPGFKGDTATGATKPATVETGAQVSVPLFVNQGDVIKIDTRTGEYLSRV; this comes from the coding sequence ATGGTTACAGCCAGTGATTTCAGAAATGGTGTTACAATCGAGGTAGATGGCAAGGTCTGCCAGGTTATCGAGTTCCAGCACGTTAAGCCAGGTAAGGGAGCAGCTTTCGTTCGTACAAAGCTTAAGGATATCATCAATGGTGGTGTTATCGAGACTACTTACAGACCTACTGAGAAATTCCCTCAGGCTCATATTGAGAGAAGAGATATGCAGTATCTTTACAGTGATGGTGATCTTTACAACTTCATGGATACTGAGTCTTACGAGCAGATCGCTGTAAATCAGGATATAGTTGGCGATTCACTTAAGTTCGTTAAAGAGAACGAGATGTGCAAAGTTAATTCTTACAATGGTAATGTATTTGCTATTGAGCCACCTCTTTTCGTAGAGCTTGAGATCACAGATACAGAGCCTGGATTTAAGGGAGATACAGCAACAGGTGCTACAAAGCCTGCTACAGTTGAGACAGGTGCACAGGTTTCAGTTCCGCTGTTCGTAAACCAGGGTGATGTAATCAAGATCGATACAAGAACAGGTGAGTACCTTTCAAGAGTTTAA
- a CDS encoding ABC transporter permease yields the protein MIKYFKDKKINSFLLWGIILTGIMLLVVVIGMFWTPYDPTKMNASQKLQGMSLSHILGTDNKGRDIFSRVMYGSRITLAIACGTMIIGAGLGTLLGAITGYFGGFLDEVFMRIVDAMLAFPSILLALVIVSLFDSGNIVVMAALGIAFIPSFARIVRSEVLRCRNMDYVENARIQGASDFRIIFLHIMPNISGVLWSSVLIGFNNAVLAEAGLSYLGIGSQPPYDSLGNMLSSAQQFMLKNPICVLGPGFAIVWMVLGFSFLGEGLRKKA from the coding sequence ATGATTAAATATTTTAAAGATAAAAAAATAAATTCTTTTCTCTTATGGGGGATAATCCTTACAGGGATCATGCTGCTTGTGGTTGTGATCGGTATGTTTTGGACGCCTTACGATCCTACTAAGATGAATGCATCCCAGAAGCTTCAGGGGATGTCACTTAGTCACATACTGGGTACAGATAATAAGGGAAGAGATATATTCAGCCGTGTGATGTACGGAAGCAGGATAACTCTTGCTATCGCCTGTGGGACTATGATAATAGGTGCGGGACTTGGAACTTTACTGGGTGCTATCACCGGATACTTCGGGGGATTTCTTGATGAAGTATTCATGCGTATCGTTGATGCGATGTTGGCATTTCCATCTATTCTTCTTGCTCTTGTGATAGTCAGTCTGTTTGATTCGGGCAATATCGTGGTTATGGCTGCTCTTGGAATAGCTTTTATACCTAGTTTTGCAAGGATTGTAAGATCTGAGGTTCTAAGATGCAGGAATATGGACTATGTTGAAAATGCCAGGATACAGGGAGCATCGGATTTTAGGATCATCTTCCTTCATATCATGCCCAATATAAGCGGTGTATTATGGTCATCGGTTCTTATAGGTTTTAACAATGCGGTTCTGGCAGAGGCAGGCCTGTCATATCTGGGAATAGGTTCGCAGCCTCCGTATGATAGTCTTGGCAATATGCTCTCAAGTGCACAGCAGTTCATGCTCAAAAACCCTATATGTGTTCTTGGACCCGGTTTTGCGATCGTATGGATGGTGCTGGGATTTTCTTTCCTTGGAGAAGGACTTAGAAAAAAGGCTTAA
- a CDS encoding type II 3-dehydroquinate dehydratase — MKILVVNGPNLNFLGIREKAIYGDQNYDYLVKTIKDKALEVGAEVECYQSNHEGAIIDKLQEAYFNGTDAIIINPGAYTHYSYAIHDALKSLEKIYKIEIHISDINSRESFRSNSVTAPACDEQIVGHGLAGYLEAIDHAILNRS; from the coding sequence GTGAAAATATTAGTTGTAAACGGGCCTAATTTGAACTTCCTTGGAATCAGGGAGAAAGCAATATATGGCGATCAGAACTATGATTATCTTGTAAAGACTATTAAGGATAAAGCTTTAGAAGTGGGAGCAGAAGTAGAATGTTATCAGTCCAATCACGAAGGCGCTATTATTGACAAGCTTCAGGAAGCATATTTTAATGGTACAGATGCGATTATAATCAATCCCGGAGCATATACTCATTATAGTTATGCGATTCATGACGCGCTTAAGAGTCTTGAAAAGATATATAAGATCGAGATTCATATTTCTGATATAAATTCCAGAGAATCATTCAGATCCAATTCTGTGACAGCTCCCGCCTGCGACGAACAGATAGTAGGCCACGGACTTGCAGGATATCTGGAAGCTATCGACCATGCTATTTTGAACAGATCATAA
- the aroE gene encoding shikimate dehydrogenase yields the protein MNETDGKTLTCGLLAHPAGHTLSPLIHNSLAEMTGKNLVYVPFDVEPENIGNAVNGALALNILGMNATVPHKEAVIPYLKEIDPLAKKIGAVNTLVRTGDGTGFKGYNTDMTGLKRSLECQDITIKGQKVIILGAGGVARAVAFLMASEGADIIYILNRTVERAREVAGEVAAKVPGSRFEVLALDKYHEIPRDRYLCIQATSIGMHPDNDRAIIEDPKFYELVHTGFDIVYRPMNTKFMQLAKGAGAKVCNGLEMLLYQGVDAYELWTGCSISDDQSRTIYKAMCERLENEKNIVLVGYMGSGKSTVSKILSDRLSYERLDTDSLIEDTYETSITDIFASKGEGAFRDMETKLLKALGNEQHDGLVLATGGGLPLREINRRLLSKLGRVVYLRTSPQAVYDRIKHDTTRPLLQVEDPKSRIKEMLDERAGFYEMAADVIVDTDGKSKIVIADEIIKALGLDN from the coding sequence TTGAACGAAACTGACGGTAAGACTCTTACGTGCGGACTTTTGGCACATCCTGCAGGACATACGCTTTCACCACTTATACATAACAGCCTTGCCGAGATGACCGGCAAGAACCTGGTATATGTCCCTTTTGATGTAGAGCCTGAGAATATAGGAAACGCGGTTAACGGCGCTCTGGCGCTTAATATTCTGGGTATGAATGCAACAGTTCCGCATAAAGAAGCAGTTATTCCATATCTAAAAGAGATAGATCCTCTTGCTAAGAAGATAGGTGCTGTTAATACTCTTGTAAGAACTGGTGACGGGACAGGCTTTAAGGGATATAACACGGATATGACGGGACTTAAGAGGTCTCTTGAATGTCAGGATATTACTATTAAAGGGCAGAAAGTCATAATACTTGGCGCAGGTGGAGTAGCAAGAGCTGTAGCCTTTTTGATGGCATCAGAAGGTGCAGATATCATCTATATCCTAAATAGGACTGTTGAGAGGGCCAGAGAGGTTGCAGGTGAAGTGGCAGCAAAAGTTCCCGGCAGTAGATTCGAAGTTCTGGCTCTTGATAAGTATCATGAGATCCCAAGGGATAGATATCTCTGTATTCAGGCTACGTCAATAGGCATGCATCCTGACAATGACAGGGCTATTATAGAAGATCCTAAGTTTTATGAATTGGTTCATACCGGATTCGATATAGTATATCGTCCCATGAATACCAAATTCATGCAGTTGGCTAAAGGAGCAGGAGCTAAGGTTTGTAATGGCCTTGAGATGCTATTGTATCAGGGCGTGGATGCCTATGAGTTATGGACGGGGTGCAGCATTTCGGATGATCAGAGCAGGACTATATATAAAGCTATGTGCGAAAGGCTTGAAAATGAGAAGAATATAGTTCTCGTGGGATATATGGGAAGCGGTAAGTCAACTGTTTCCAAAATACTGTCGGATAGGCTTTCTTATGAAAGACTTGATACAGACAGTCTCATAGAAGATACTTACGAAACTTCAATAACAGATATATTCGCTTCTAAAGGCGAAGGAGCTTTCAGAGATATGGAAACAAAGCTTTTGAAAGCTCTTGGCAATGAGCAACATGACGGACTTGTCCTTGCAACCGGAGGTGGGCTTCCTCTTCGTGAGATCAATAGAAGACTTCTTTCAAAGCTTGGAAGAGTGGTATATCTGCGTACATCGCCCCAGGCTGTATATGATCGTATAAAGCATGATACTACAAGGCCGCTATTACAAGTAGAAGATCCAAAGTCTAGGATAAAAGAGATGCTGGATGAAAGAGCCGGTTTCTATGAGATGGCTGCGGATGTTATTGTCGATACAGATGGCAAGAGCAAAATAGTCATAGCAGATGAGATAATAAAGGCGCTTGGACTTGATAATTGA
- a CDS encoding ABC transporter substrate-binding protein, whose protein sequence is MKKKVWSGNMLRRGVAAVCTLTMAAAMLAGCAKKDDETGSQNAQESQNAQEGTQETSSVDSDEVFTVGIPQDLDSLDPHIAQSAGTREVLFNIFEGLVKPDENGNLNPAIASGYDVSDDATEYTFTIRDNVLFHNGQTLTADDVVASLQRYKDTGASVFEIVDSIEKVDDTHVKVTLTKANSEFISYCTVAIMPADCEDVENNPIGTGPYKFVSRTALENLVVEKFDDYWDTDNAAHIKNVEFKVEANPDNIVTDLEGGSIDMYARITSDQADQLSDAFDIYEGEMNLIQALYVNNAVAPFDNELVRQALCYAIDPQEIMDFVSGGAGVEIGSAMFPSFGKYFDESLNDTYNQDIDKAKELLVQAGYPDGFTFTIKVPSNYTPHIDTAEVVVEQLEAIGVTANIKKVEWNTWLEEVYNNKDYEATIVGFDASTLNASALLYRYTSDAHNNMFNYANADYDKAFAAAQATVDDDEQVKYYKECEKILSETAAAIYIQDLPEFVALSSKYTGYTFYPLYVQDIAKIKLAE, encoded by the coding sequence ATGAAAAAGAAAGTTTGGTCAGGTAACATGCTGCGAAGGGGAGTTGCAGCTGTTTGCACACTGACAATGGCAGCTGCTATGCTTGCAGGTTGCGCCAAGAAGGATGATGAGACAGGATCACAGAATGCTCAGGAATCACAGAATGCTCAGGAGGGCACGCAGGAGACCAGCAGCGTTGATTCTGATGAAGTGTTCACTGTAGGTATTCCTCAGGATCTTGACAGCCTTGATCCCCACATAGCACAGTCAGCAGGAACCAGAGAAGTACTGTTCAATATCTTTGAAGGCCTTGTTAAGCCTGATGAGAATGGTAATCTTAATCCTGCGATCGCATCAGGATATGATGTATCAGATGATGCAACAGAATATACATTTACAATCAGAGACAATGTCCTGTTTCATAATGGACAGACTCTTACTGCAGATGATGTAGTAGCATCACTACAGCGTTACAAGGATACAGGCGCTTCTGTATTCGAAATAGTTGATTCTATCGAGAAGGTTGATGATACACATGTTAAGGTTACACTTACTAAGGCTAATTCTGAGTTCATCAGTTATTGTACAGTTGCTATCATGCCTGCAGACTGTGAAGATGTTGAGAACAATCCTATCGGAACAGGCCCTTACAAGTTCGTATCCCGTACAGCTCTCGAGAATCTTGTAGTTGAGAAGTTCGATGATTACTGGGATACTGACAATGCTGCGCATATCAAAAACGTAGAATTCAAGGTAGAAGCTAACCCTGACAATATTGTTACTGATCTTGAAGGCGGATCTATTGATATGTACGCTCGTATCACAAGTGATCAGGCAGATCAGCTTTCAGATGCATTCGATATCTATGAAGGTGAGATGAACCTGATACAGGCACTCTATGTCAACAATGCTGTAGCACCTTTTGATAATGAGCTTGTACGTCAGGCTCTGTGCTATGCTATAGATCCTCAGGAGATCATGGACTTTGTATCAGGCGGTGCCGGTGTTGAGATAGGCTCTGCTATGTTCCCTTCCTTTGGAAAATATTTTGACGAGTCATTAAATGATACTTATAATCAGGATATAGACAAGGCCAAAGAGCTCCTTGTACAGGCAGGCTATCCTGATGGATTCACATTCACTATCAAGGTTCCTTCTAATTACACACCTCACATTGATACTGCAGAGGTAGTAGTAGAACAGCTCGAAGCTATAGGCGTAACAGCCAATATCAAGAAGGTAGAGTGGAATACTTGGCTTGAAGAGGTATATAATAACAAAGATTATGAAGCTACAATAGTTGGCTTTGATGCTTCTACTTTGAATGCTTCTGCACTTTTATACCGTTATACTTCAGATGCACACAACAATATGTTCAATTATGCCAATGCTGATTACGACAAGGCTTTTGCTGCAGCACAGGCAACAGTTGATGATGATGAGCAGGTCAAGTATTATAAAGAGTGTGAAAAGATTCTTTCCGAGACAGCGGCTGCTATTTACATTCAGGATCTTCCTGAGTTTGTAGCTCTTAGCAGTAAGTATACAGGTTATACTTTCTATCCGCTTTATGTACAGGATATAGCCAAGATAAAGCTTGCGGAATAA
- a CDS encoding ABC transporter ATP-binding protein, whose translation MSSGDKFEVILSVNDLHIEFHDHKLPQTAVEDFDLELSRGEIVGIVGESGSGKSLSALAIAGLLSRHDMYKSGRIMFEGEDLLTCNRRKLRTFQGDEISMIFQEPMTSLNPVKKIGWQTEESLRIHHPEIDKKERRLRAISMLAKVGLHEPEKVYDMYPHELSGGMRQRVMIAAAMIGHPKILIADEPTTALDVTVQAQIVELLKSINKEEGTSIIFISHDLSLVRQICSRVLVMQKGVVVESGSVNDIFLRPKNIYTRKLIASIPKVDIHAS comes from the coding sequence ATGAGTAGTGGTGATAAATTTGAAGTCATTTTATCAGTAAATGATCTTCATATAGAATTTCATGATCATAAGCTTCCTCAGACTGCGGTGGAGGATTTCGATCTGGAGCTGTCCAGAGGTGAGATCGTCGGTATAGTAGGAGAGTCAGGTTCAGGTAAGAGCCTTAGTGCACTGGCTATAGCAGGACTTCTGAGCAGGCATGATATGTACAAAAGCGGACGCATTATGTTTGAAGGAGAGGATCTTCTGACTTGTAATCGTCGAAAGCTAAGGACCTTTCAGGGAGATGAGATCTCTATGATATTCCAGGAGCCTATGACATCTCTTAATCCTGTTAAGAAGATAGGCTGGCAGACTGAAGAGAGCCTTAGGATCCATCATCCTGAAATTGACAAAAAAGAAAGAAGACTCCGTGCCATAAGTATGCTGGCCAAAGTAGGCTTGCACGAGCCTGAGAAAGTATATGATATGTATCCTCATGAGCTTTCCGGAGGAATGAGGCAGCGTGTCATGATCGCTGCTGCTATGATAGGTCATCCTAAGATACTGATAGCAGATGAACCTACAACAGCTCTTGATGTAACAGTTCAGGCTCAGATAGTCGAGCTGTTAAAGAGCATAAACAAGGAAGAGGGGACTTCTATTATCTTCATCTCACATGACCTGAGCCTTGTAAGGCAGATATGTTCAAGAGTCCTTGTAATGCAAAAGGGTGTAGTAGTAGAGAGCGGAAGCGTTAATGATATCTTCCTAAGACCTAAGAATATATATACAAGGAAGCTTATAGCATCAATTCCTAAGGTTGATATACATGCATCATAA
- a CDS encoding ABC transporter ATP-binding protein: protein MKEWNEKAIEIKDLNVYYNKRRKSIFEKKGKTRALNNVSLDVYKGEVLGLVGESGSGKSTLARAIMGINKDYTGSIVKTDEYPQMIFQDPYGSLNPARTVHWILKESLKVDRKRKWTDEEMEDRIRTVCEQVELPEDYVNRYPSQLSGGQRQRVSIALSLMQSPKILIADEPVSALDVTIQAQILELLDHLHKKLDLSILFISHDLRVVYNLCDHVAIMKDGQIVEYGVTDQIYKSPTADYTKTLLKSAGIV, encoded by the coding sequence ATGAAAGAGTGGAATGAAAAGGCGATAGAGATCAAGGATCTAAACGTCTATTATAATAAACGAAGAAAAAGCATATTTGAGAAAAAAGGAAAGACCAGAGCTTTGAATAATGTGTCCCTTGATGTCTACAAGGGAGAAGTTCTGGGACTTGTAGGCGAGAGCGGAAGCGGTAAATCTACTCTTGCAAGAGCCATTATGGGCATTAATAAGGATTACACAGGATCTATTGTCAAAACAGACGAATATCCCCAGATGATATTCCAGGATCCATATGGAAGCCTTAATCCTGCAAGAACAGTTCACTGGATACTCAAAGAGTCTTTAAAAGTTGACAGGAAGCGTAAGTGGACTGATGAAGAGATGGAAGATAGGATCAGAACAGTATGCGAGCAGGTAGAGCTTCCGGAAGATTATGTTAACAGATACCCGTCTCAGCTATCCGGTGGTCAGAGGCAGAGAGTAAGTATCGCACTTAGCCTTATGCAAAGTCCCAAGATCCTTATAGCAGATGAACCTGTATCTGCTCTTGATGTTACTATTCAAGCACAGATTCTGGAGCTTCTGGATCATCTTCATAAAAAGCTGGACTTGTCTATTCTGTTCATATCTCATGATCTTAGGGTTGTATACAATCTCTGCGATCATGTTGCTATCATGAAAGATGGACAGATAGTAGAATACGGCGTCACTGATCAGATATACAAAAGTCCGACTGCGGATTATACCAAGACACTTCTTAAATCTGCAGGGATTGTGTGA
- a CDS encoding ABC transporter permease, producing the protein MKYILKKAGMMILTLFVVSILVFLAFNLIPGDPATRILGTEATQNQLAMLRQEMGLNDPIYVRYFRWVTGFIQGDLGTSYSYGSVSALIMDKIPITIWLAVMAFLLMFFISIPLGIFTARHEGSVIDKFVVVMDQIIMAIPPFFSGIILTLIFGLSLKLFVPGGFISYKKDFWGFIGYLVFPAIAIALPKITMCVKLLRGSVIEEISKDYTRTAYSRGNTTRGVLYRHVLKNAMIPVITFMGMALADMVSGSIVIEQVFNIPGIGRMLLSSINNRDYPVVEAIIMGIAILVMVVNLIVDIIYRLVDPRIETIND; encoded by the coding sequence GTGAAATACATATTAAAGAAGGCCGGGATGATGATCCTTACTCTTTTTGTAGTATCCATCCTGGTGTTCCTTGCTTTTAACTTAATACCCGGAGATCCTGCAACGAGGATTTTGGGAACGGAGGCTACGCAGAATCAGCTTGCAATGTTAAGACAGGAGATGGGACTTAATGATCCTATATACGTAAGATATTTTAGGTGGGTCACTGGTTTCATTCAGGGAGATCTTGGTACCTCCTATTCATATGGATCAGTATCTGCACTTATCATGGATAAGATACCGATTACAATATGGCTTGCTGTTATGGCATTTTTGCTCATGTTCTTTATATCAATTCCTCTGGGGATATTTACTGCAAGGCATGAGGGTAGTGTTATAGACAAGTTTGTGGTGGTGATGGATCAGATCATTATGGCTATACCGCCTTTTTTCTCAGGTATAATACTTACTCTTATATTCGGACTGTCATTAAAGCTCTTCGTACCGGGCGGCTTTATATCCTACAAGAAAGATTTCTGGGGGTTCATTGGATATCTGGTATTCCCTGCTATTGCAATAGCTCTCCCAAAGATCACTATGTGTGTCAAGCTCTTAAGAGGAAGCGTGATAGAAGAGATCTCCAAAGACTATACAAGGACAGCTTATAGCAGGGGCAATACTACAAGGGGGGTTCTGTACAGACATGTTCTTAAGAATGCCATGATCCCTGTTATAACATTCATGGGAATGGCGCTTGCAGATATGGTGAGTGGCTCTATAGTGATAGAACAGGTGTTTAATATTCCCGGGATAGGGCGTATGCTCCTAAGCTCTATCAACAACCGTGATTATCCGGTGGTTGAGGCTATCATCATGGGCATAGCTATTTTGGTAATGGTTGTGAATCTTATCGTAGATATTATTTACAGACTGGTGGATCCTAGAATTGAAACTATCAATGATTAA
- a CDS encoding methyl-accepting chemotaxis protein — MNAEQYKRANNNSFYVCAVIIAAGLLMTINDIYMKGMTIGNIAIIGNALLGGAMISLGKFKFNTVKMGSILIMGGSTIFYFVLLIAEDNIVYFAFGLPILICSIIYLNVRLCKMGMTAITISFTLTCIKAYFADGTLDMVHVPAFITLALAFVSCLCTVTLLTKFNEENNAVITENAEKSLETGKAMADIANTITDLFNESQNDMSSLQEIMDDQQSGMRDIASSMESTAHAITNQAERVQHIQDETQATEQHRQEMTKASENAQKTVQEGVQVIGELKEKSQEVARTSQVTVETTQAVINKVEEVQQIVGSIMSISKQTNLLALNASIEAARAGDAGKGFAVVANDVRELAAQTNTASTQITNIINELTEDVQKAMASIDDTVTSVSEQNDMIETVGENFDSINDNVTEMLDRFQEIGEGMKSIASSTTEINDSISNLSATSQEVASLSNQGAESSDRAVEKFDAFKNTLGQIFQQANKLKDMQTNG; from the coding sequence ATGAATGCTGAACAGTATAAGAGAGCCAATAATAACAGTTTTTATGTGTGTGCAGTAATAATAGCAGCAGGTCTTCTGATGACAATTAATGATATTTATATGAAAGGTATGACGATTGGTAATATCGCTATCATTGGAAACGCATTGCTTGGAGGAGCCATGATATCTCTTGGCAAATTCAAGTTTAATACAGTCAAAATGGGTTCTATTCTTATAATGGGTGGTTCAACTATTTTCTATTTTGTGCTTCTCATTGCTGAGGACAATATAGTTTACTTTGCCTTTGGACTTCCAATTCTGATCTGTTCCATTATCTATCTGAATGTAAGATTATGTAAAATGGGAATGACTGCTATCACTATTTCATTTACTTTAACTTGTATCAAGGCTTATTTTGCCGATGGTACCTTGGATATGGTACATGTTCCTGCTTTCATAACTCTTGCTCTTGCTTTTGTTTCATGCCTGTGTACAGTTACTCTTCTTACAAAATTCAATGAAGAAAACAATGCTGTGATCACAGAAAATGCAGAGAAATCTCTTGAAACAGGAAAGGCTATGGCTGATATAGCAAATACGATCACTGATCTGTTTAATGAATCGCAAAACGATATGTCATCTCTTCAGGAGATAATGGATGATCAGCAGTCCGGAATGAGAGATATTGCAAGCAGTATGGAGAGCACTGCTCATGCTATTACCAATCAGGCAGAGAGAGTTCAGCATATTCAGGATGAAACACAGGCAACAGAACAGCATAGACAGGAGATGACCAAGGCTTCGGAGAATGCGCAGAAAACGGTACAAGAAGGTGTACAGGTAATAGGTGAACTCAAAGAAAAGTCTCAGGAAGTTGCCAGAACAAGCCAGGTTACAGTTGAGACTACTCAGGCAGTTATTAATAAAGTTGAAGAAGTGCAGCAGATAGTCGGATCTATTATGTCTATATCCAAACAGACCAATCTTCTTGCTCTTAATGCAAGCATAGAAGCCGCAAGGGCCGGTGATGCAGGTAAGGGATTTGCTGTCGTTGCTAATGATGTCAGAGAACTTGCAGCCCAGACCAATACAGCATCTACTCAGATCACAAATATTATCAATGAACTCACAGAAGATGTACAGAAAGCTATGGCCAGCATAGATGATACCGTAACATCTGTATCTGAGCAGAATGATATGATAGAAACAGTTGGTGAGAACTTCGATAGTATCAATGACAATGTAACTGAGATGCTTGACAGATTCCAGGAGATAGGAGAAGGTATGAAGTCTATAGCATCCTCGACTACTGAGATCAATGACAGTATATCCAACCTTTCTGCTACCAGCCAGGAAGTTGCATCACTGTCCAATCAAGGCGCAGAATCCTCCGACCGCGCTGTCGAGAAATTTGATGCTTTTAAGAATACACTTGGACAGATATTCCAGCAAGCCAACAAGCTCAAAGACATGCAGACAAATGGATGA
- a CDS encoding YqeG family HAD IIIA-type phosphatase — MRHYFYPDATAKSSYDIPYEQLYKLGYRGVVYDIDNTLVPHGAPADERAIALFNRLKNIGFETVLISNNKEPRVRTFAEAVGARYVYRANKPSKRGYLKAMELMNTDNTNTFFVGDQLFTDVWGAKRVGIKSYLVGQIDKKEEIQIVIKRRFEWIVLFFYKRYIKKNGSNWPDIGRIEA; from the coding sequence GTGAGACACTATTTCTATCCGGATGCTACTGCAAAGTCATCCTATGACATACCATATGAACAATTATATAAGCTTGGATATCGCGGCGTAGTATATGATATCGATAATACTTTAGTACCTCATGGTGCTCCTGCTGATGAAAGGGCTATAGCTCTTTTTAACAGGCTTAAGAACATAGGCTTTGAGACTGTTCTTATATCTAATAACAAAGAACCCAGAGTCAGAACCTTCGCAGAAGCTGTGGGAGCAAGGTATGTATACAGAGCCAATAAGCCTTCAAAGCGAGGCTATCTTAAAGCGATGGAGCTTATGAATACAGATAATACCAATACATTTTTTGTTGGCGATCAGCTTTTTACAGATGTATGGGGAGCCAAACGCGTAGGGATAAAATCTTATCTTGTAGGTCAGATAGACAAGAAGGAAGAGATACAGATCGTTATCAAGAGACGCTTTGAATGGATTGTATTATTTTTTTACAAAAGATATATTAAGAAAAATGGCAGTAACTGGCCTGATATTGGGAGGATTGAAGCTTGA
- the nrdR gene encoding transcriptional regulator NrdR: MKCPFCGKDETRVIDSRPADDNTSIRRRRICDSCGKRFTTYEKVETIPIIIIKKDNNREPYDRSKIEAGILRACHKRPVSAEQITKLVDSVEAEIFNMEKREIKSREIGELVMNKMKDLEPVAYVRFASVYREFKDINTFMDELKDVMNKEAPGKA; encoded by the coding sequence ATGAAATGCCCGTTTTGCGGTAAAGACGAAACCAGAGTAATCGATTCCCGTCCGGCTGACGACAACACATCTATAAGACGTAGACGTATTTGTGACTCCTGTGGCAAGCGTTTTACAACTTATGAAAAGGTTGAAACGATTCCAATTATCATTATTAAAAAAGACAATAACAGAGAACCATATGACAGATCTAAGATAGAAGCAGGTATTCTGAGGGCTTGTCATAAAAGACCTGTCAGTGCGGAGCAGATCACAAAGCTTGTGGACAGCGTAGAAGCAGAGATCTTCAATATGGAGAAGCGTGAGATCAAAAGCCGTGAGATTGGTGAACTTGTTATGAACAAGATGAAAGATCTTGAGCCTGTAGCTTATGTCAGATTTGCATCTGTATATCGTGAGTTCAAGGATATCAACACATTCATGGATGAGCTTAAGGATGTAATGAACAAAGAGGCCCCCGGTAAGGCCTGA